A single window of Candidatus Taylorbacteria bacterium DNA harbors:
- the uvrB gene encoding excinuclease ABC subunit UvrB, protein MKKLFKLKSPFKPAGDQPKAIEKLVLGVKKGMRHQTLLGVTGSGKTFSVANVVQQIQKPTLVIAHNKTLAAQLAQEYKEFFPQNSVHYFVSYYDYYQPEAYLPVTDTYIEKEAQINEEIDRLRHASTQALLSREDVIIVATVSCIYGLGSPDEYEKVNMKIESGSEITRGEFLRKLITIHFDRTIADLNPGNFRALGNTIEIMPVNERVIYRIEFSDKNGKSVIVSITKIDAITRKIIETMKMFYLFPAKHFITDPTNLKNVIGGIQAELDEQLKQFASKGKILEAERLKRRTSYDLAMIREIGYCNGIENYSRHFSGKMPGVAPDTLLSYFPHNRDGGPEFLTIIDESHVTVPQLHGMFAGDASRKENLVEHGFRLPSAKDNRPLKFAEFMENVGQLIYTSATPGKFEYEKSELVVEQVIRPTGLIDPEVSVRPIIEKGEYPGQIYDFIHEAELTIKNGGRVIATTLTKKMAEDLSEYLKEKKIKAEYLHSDVKTMERIQILTEFRKGKFDCIVGVNLLREGLDLPEVEFIGILDADKEGFLRSETALIQTIGRAARNVNGRVILYADSITGSMERALGETDRRRKLQVKYNTEHGITPQTIKKNIKDITEELRSEHEKAVGELLKIDKAIFDKDPKKLISEKEKQMNEAVRELDFESAALLRDEIIALKKKLDGNSKKSQKR, encoded by the coding sequence CGGGAAAACTTTTTCAGTTGCAAATGTAGTACAGCAAATACAGAAGCCGACTTTGGTTATTGCTCACAATAAGACGCTTGCCGCCCAGCTCGCGCAGGAGTACAAGGAATTTTTTCCACAAAACTCTGTTCACTATTTCGTGTCTTATTACGATTACTACCAGCCGGAAGCCTATCTTCCCGTTACCGACACCTACATTGAAAAGGAAGCCCAGATTAACGAAGAAATTGACCGCTTGCGCCACGCTTCTACGCAGGCTCTGCTCTCCCGAGAAGACGTCATTATTGTGGCCACTGTTTCCTGCATTTATGGGCTTGGCAGTCCGGACGAATACGAGAAAGTGAATATGAAAATCGAGAGTGGCTCGGAAATAACTCGGGGAGAATTCTTAAGAAAACTCATCACCATTCACTTTGATAGGACGATTGCCGACTTGAACCCGGGGAATTTTCGGGCGCTTGGAAATACTATCGAGATTATGCCCGTAAATGAAAGGGTAATTTATCGCATCGAATTTTCCGACAAAAATGGAAAATCAGTTATCGTTTCGATTACCAAGATTGACGCCATAACAAGAAAAATCATTGAGACGATGAAGATGTTTTATCTTTTTCCCGCGAAACATTTTATCACTGACCCGACGAACCTGAAAAATGTCATCGGGGGCATTCAAGCCGAGCTTGACGAACAATTAAAGCAATTTGCTTCGAAAGGGAAGATTCTTGAGGCCGAGAGGCTCAAAAGAAGAACCTCGTATGACCTCGCGATGATCCGTGAGATCGGCTATTGCAACGGAATTGAAAATTACTCGAGGCACTTTTCGGGAAAAATGCCCGGAGTAGCTCCGGACACTTTACTCTCTTACTTTCCGCACAATCGAGACGGAGGTCCGGAATTTCTCACCATTATTGACGAGTCCCACGTTACTGTCCCGCAACTTCATGGAATGTTTGCCGGGGATGCGTCGAGGAAGGAGAACTTGGTTGAGCACGGTTTTCGTCTGCCTTCTGCGAAAGACAATCGTCCTTTAAAGTTTGCGGAATTCATGGAGAATGTTGGCCAGCTTATCTATACATCGGCGACGCCGGGAAAATTTGAATATGAAAAAAGCGAACTTGTTGTTGAGCAAGTAATCCGCCCTACAGGCCTCATTGACCCTGAAGTTTCGGTGAGGCCAATCATTGAAAAAGGCGAATATCCGGGGCAAATATATGACTTTATTCATGAAGCAGAACTCACAATAAAAAATGGGGGAAGGGTGATTGCTACAACTCTCACAAAAAAAATGGCGGAGGATCTTTCCGAGTACCTCAAGGAAAAAAAGATCAAAGCGGAGTATCTTCACAGCGATGTAAAAACTATGGAGCGCATTCAGATTCTCACGGAATTTCGGAAGGGTAAATTCGACTGTATTGTGGGAGTAAATCTTTTGCGCGAGGGTCTTGATTTGCCGGAAGTCGAATTTATTGGAATTCTTGATGCCGATAAGGAAGGTTTTTTGCGCTCCGAAACCGCACTTATTCAAACAATCGGACGGGCGGCTCGGAATGTAAACGGACGAGTCATTCTCTATGCCGATTCAATAACCGGATCGATGGAGAGAGCTTTGGGGGAAACTGACAGGAGAAGAAAATTGCAGGTGAAATACAATACCGAGCACGGAATTACTCCTCAGACTATCAAAAAAAATATAAAGGATATCACGGAAGAACTTCGAAGCGAGCACGAAAAGGCCGTTGGCGAACTTTTGAAAATTGATAAAGCAATCTTCGATAAGGATCCGAAGAAACTTATTTCCGAAAAGGAAAAGCAGATGAATGAAGCGGTGCGGGAGCTTGATTTCGAGTCGGCAGCATTGCTCCGCGATGAAATTATTGCGTTAAAGAAGAAATTGGATGGAAACAGCAAAAAGTCTCAAAAGAGATGA